The Terriglobia bacterium nucleotide sequence GGCATGATCTCGTGCTCGCCGGAGTCGTCGCGGTGGAGGATACGGCTGTCGCGCACGAAGGCGCCGCGCTCGACCTCCTTCTTGCGGCTGAACCAGCGGACCTGGACCTTGAGGCCGTCGGCCATACGCGCTGCTTGTTTGTCGTCGGCGTTGAGGATGGCGTAATCCGAGGAAATCTGGTTTTCGAAAACGCGCTTCTTGGCGGCAAGGTACTGGTCGAAGCTGCCGTGGCGGTCGAGGTGGTCGGGCGTGACGTTGAGCACGACCGCGATTTCCGGATGAAACGTCTGGATGGTCTCCAACTGAAAACTGGAGACCTCGAGGACGTTGTAGGTGTCGTCGGTGGCGTCGGCGACCAGCGAAATGGCGGCCGTCCCGATGTTGCCGCCGACCTGCGACTCGTAGCCGCCCCAGGCGATGACGTCGCCGGCCAGCGCGGTGGTGGTGGTCTTGCCATTGGAGCCGGTGATGGCGACGATGTGGCCCTTCAGAAAACGCGAGGCCAGTTCGATTTCGCCGATGACGGGAATGCCCATGGCGCGCGCCTGCGCCAGTTGTGGAACATCGGTGGGCACGCCCGGGCTGACCACGATGAGGTCCTGCTGCCGAAAAGTACGCTCGCCGTGGCCGCCGGTTTCGACGGCGACACCGAGATCGAGGAGGGTGCGGATGTCGGCACGCAGGTCGTCCTCGGCCTTGGCGTCGGAGGCGGTGACGCGGGCGCCGCGCTGCTGCAAAAACTGGGCGGAAGCAACGCCGGACTTGCCCAGCCCGACCACCAGCACGCGCTTGCCTTTTACGTCAAAAGGTTCTGCCATGGCTCAAATTTTTCTTACAACCCGGGCGTCCTGGGGGGAATCTGATGAGGTAACGTTTCTCCCCGATCAGCACGGATGTATCGTGTCCAGTCCTGCGTAACACGGTCAAAATTGCACGACATTCGTCGTGCCCATCGGGCTCTTACCTCCCCCAAGCACGACTTTCAAGGTCGTGCTCCTCCCTGCCTAAACGATTTGCGGGTCCACTACCCTGGATTCGAACCCCTGATTGTCGCACACGCGGCTAGCGCAGTTTCAAGGTGGTCAGGGCGAACAGGGCGAAGACGAGCGAGGCAATCCAGAAGCGGACGATGATTTTCGACTCCGACCATCCCAGCAACTCGAAATGATGGTGCAGCGGCGCCATCTTGAAGATGCGCTTTTTGCGCAGCTTGTACGAGCCCACCTGCAGAATCACCGACACCGCTTCAATCACGAAAACGCCGCCGATGAACGGCAGCAGCAGTTCCTGCTTGATGATGACCGCGACCGTGCCGATGGCGCCGCCGAGCGCGAGCGAGCCGACGTCGCCCATGAAGACCTCGGCGGGATGGGCGTTATACCAGAGAAAGCCGATGGCGGAACCGACCATGGCGCCGCAGAAGATGGTCAGTTCGCCCACCTGCGGCATGCGCTGCAGTTCGAGGTAGTCGGAAAATGTGGCGTGGCCGCTGACGTAAGTAAGAACCGTGAGCGCGCCGGCGGCAATCACGGTGCAGCCGATGGCGAGGCCGTCGAGGCCGTCGGTGAGGTTCACGGCGTTGCTGGAGCCGACGATCACCAGCACCACGAAGCCGATAAACGGAAGGAATGCGATCGGCCAGAGATGCGGCTTGGCGACCAACGCGGAGATCACCAGGTCGGGGCGGACGTTCTTGAAAAACGGCACCATCAGGTGCGTCGAGTACTGCCCCTTCGCCTGCAAGAGGATGAGCGAGACGGCAATGATGACGCTGACCAGGACTTGCAGCATCAGCTTGGTTTTTCCGGTTAGGCCGAGATTGCGCTGGTTCACGACCTTCATGTAGTCGTCGGCAAAACCAATCCCGCCGAAAGCCGCCGTGGCCATGACGGCGATCCAGACGTACTTGTTGGTCAGGTCGGCCCACAGGAGCGTGGGAACGATGATGGCGACAGCGATCAGCAGCCCGCCCATGGTCGGCGTGCCGGCTTTCTTCTGGTGCGCCTTGGGGCCTTCTTCGCGAATGTACTGCGAGATCTGGAATTCGCGCAGCTTGCGAACGATGGCGGGACCGACGATCAGGCCCATGAAGAGCGCCGTCAGGCTGGCAAACGCGGTGCGAAAAGTCAGGTACCGGAAAATGCGGAAGGGAGAAAAATAGCGGAACAGCACCTGATAAAGAAGCCAGTAGAGCAAACAGCTCTCCCTTCCAGTGTGGGGATGCTGGGCTAAGAATACAGCAGTGGAGTGAAATGTTTGTAGGGGCTAGGGGTCAGCGGCTAGTAGCTAGGCGGACACCGCGCACCACAAACTAAGTGCCAGCGACGCCCTTCGCCGTCCAGGTTTCCAGCGCACCCTCCAGTTTCACGCCCCGGGAAGCCTTGAGCAGGACGATGTCACCGGGGCGGACCTCGCGCGCCAGCCACTCGCCCGCCAGTTCAGGCGAATCGACAAATTCGGCGCGGACGCCGGCTTCGGCCGCGGCGTCCGCGATCTTACGGGCGGCGCCGCGGACGCCGAGCACGATGTCAATCTTCTTGTCGGCCATGTGGGCGCCAGAGCGGCGGTGGAGGTCGTCGGTAGTGGGGCCGAGTTCGAGCATTTCGCCGGCCACCACGACCCGGCGGCCGCCGTCAGGGACAGCCATGCCGGCCAGCGCGTCCACCACATAATCGAGCGCGCGCGGGTTGGAGTTGTAGCAGTCGTTGATGACGGTGGCGCCGCCCACGGTCAGGACCTGGCCGCGTTTGTCCGCCGGAGTGAACAGCGCGACTCCCGAGGTTGCTTCCTCCAGGGTGAGCCCGCCGAACAGCGCCACGGCAATCGCGCCGAGCGCGTTGTAGATGTTGTGGCGGCCGATGAGCGGTAACCGGGCGTGCGCGCGCGCCGCGCCGGCAACCACATCGAACTCGGAGCCGTCCGGCCCCATTTCGCGGATCGCTTCCGCGCGGACATCGGCGGGATGATGGATGCCGAAGGTGATGACGCGTCCGGAAAAATCGCGGCCAAACTGCGAGACGTATTCGTCATCCGCGTTCAGCACCGCGGTGCCGGTGGCGGGGAGCGACTGGATCAGCTCGTACTTCGCGCGGGCGATGTCGGCGACGGAATTGAAGAAGCCAAGATGTACCGGGGCGACGCAGGTCACGACGCCGGCATTGGGCTCGCAAAGCGCGGCCAGCGCGCGGATTTCGCCGGCGTGGTTCATGCCGAGTTCAACTACCGCGAGCTGATGTTCCGGCTCCAGCCGCAGCAATTGCAGCGGCAGTCCGTAGTGATTGTTGAGATTGCCCTCGGACTTGAGCACACGGTATTTCGCCGACAGCAGGCGCCCCGCCGATTCCTTGGTGGTGGTCTTGCCCGCCGAGCCGGTGATGGCGATTACTTGCTTGTTCCACATCCGGCGCACAGCGCGGCCTAGGGTTTGCAGGGCCGCGAGAGTGTCGGGAACGGCGATGATGCGGCGCTGGTCGCCGAAGCGCGCCGCCTGGCTGACGCGCACCACGGCCGCGACCGCGCCCCGTTCCAGGGCCGCGTTCACGTAATCGTGGCCATCGAAATTTTCGCCGCGAATGGCAAAAAACAAGTCGCCGGGCTGCAGCGTGCGCGAGTCAATGGAGTAGCCGGTGGCGACGGCGTCGCGATGAATCGCGTCTGCCATCCCGCCGATGATCTCGGCAATGCGTGCCAGCGGCAATCTCATCGCGTTCCTCCAACCGGCGCGGATTCTTTCTGGTGGTAGCCGGCAGCCTGCAGCGCCGCGCGCGCGACTTCGACATCGTCGAACGGATGCGCGCCTTCGCGGGTGATCTGCATTTTTTCGTGCCCCTTGCCGGCGATGAGGACGATATCACCCGGCCCGGCTGTCTTGACCGCGAGCGCAATCGCCTTGGCGCGATCGGACTCGACGGTGAACGGCGTCTTGGTGCGCTCCAATCCGGGCAGAGCGTCGTTGATGATCGCCATCGGCTCCTCGCTGCGCGGATTGTCGGAGGTGAGGATGACGTAGTCGCTGCCGCGCCCGGCGGCTTCTCCCATCAGCGGGCGCTTGGCGCGATCGCGATCGCCGCCGCAGCCGAAGACGGTGATCACCTTGCCGCCGCCGCGGGCAACGAATTCGCGGGCAAGCGCGGTGAGATTGCGCAGCGCGTCGTCGGTGTGGGCGTAATCCACCACGACGGTGAAGGGCTGGCCGGCGTCCACGCGCTGGAAGCGCCCGGGCACGCAGGT carries:
- the murD gene encoding UDP-N-acetylmuramoyl-L-alanine--D-glutamate ligase, with amino-acid sequence MAEPFDVKGKRVLVVGLGKSGVASAQFLQQRGARVTASDAKAEDDLRADIRTLLDLGVAVETGGHGERTFRQQDLIVVSPGVPTDVPQLAQARAMGIPVIGEIELASRFLKGHIVAITGSNGKTTTTALAGDVIAWGGYESQVGGNIGTAAISLVADATDDTYNVLEVSSFQLETIQTFHPEIAVVLNVTPDHLDRHGSFDQYLAAKKRVFENQISSDYAILNADDKQAARMADGLKVQVRWFSRKKEVERGAFVRDSRILHRDDSGEHEIMPAAEISLQGAHNLENVLAAVCIGMIVPCEPHRIRAAVKDFKAVEHRLEFVTTINGVQFYNDSKATNVDATIKALESFPRNIHIILGGKDKGSPYTVLNPLLQERVKRVYTIGAAAAKIEKEIAGAAEIVHAETLDVAVRRAFEAATPGDIVLLAPACASFDQFQSYEHRGRAFKDLVHALAEKKQAISS
- the mraY gene encoding phospho-N-acetylmuramoyl-pentapeptide-transferase gives rise to the protein MLYWLLYQVLFRYFSPFRIFRYLTFRTAFASLTALFMGLIVGPAIVRKLREFQISQYIREEGPKAHQKKAGTPTMGGLLIAVAIIVPTLLWADLTNKYVWIAVMATAAFGGIGFADDYMKVVNQRNLGLTGKTKLMLQVLVSVIIAVSLILLQAKGQYSTHLMVPFFKNVRPDLVISALVAKPHLWPIAFLPFIGFVVLVIVGSSNAVNLTDGLDGLAIGCTVIAAGALTVLTYVSGHATFSDYLELQRMPQVGELTIFCGAMVGSAIGFLWYNAHPAEVFMGDVGSLALGGAIGTVAVIIKQELLLPFIGGVFVIEAVSVILQVGSYKLRKKRIFKMAPLHHHFELLGWSESKIIVRFWIASLVFALFALTTLKLR
- the murF gene encoding UDP-N-acetylmuramoyl-tripeptide--D-alanyl-D-alanine ligase — its product is MRLPLARIAEIIGGMADAIHRDAVATGYSIDSRTLQPGDLFFAIRGENFDGHDYVNAALERGAVAAVVRVSQAARFGDQRRIIAVPDTLAALQTLGRAVRRMWNKQVIAITGSAGKTTTKESAGRLLSAKYRVLKSEGNLNNHYGLPLQLLRLEPEHQLAVVELGMNHAGEIRALAALCEPNAGVVTCVAPVHLGFFNSVADIARAKYELIQSLPATGTAVLNADDEYVSQFGRDFSGRVITFGIHHPADVRAEAIREMGPDGSEFDVVAGAARAHARLPLIGRHNIYNALGAIAVALFGGLTLEEATSGVALFTPADKRGQVLTVGGATVINDCYNSNPRALDYVVDALAGMAVPDGGRRVVVAGEMLELGPTTDDLHRRSGAHMADKKIDIVLGVRGAARKIADAAAEAGVRAEFVDSPELAGEWLAREVRPGDIVLLKASRGVKLEGALETWTAKGVAGT